From Roseateles sp. SL47:
CTGGCATAGACCACCGAGTTGGCCATGGACCCGCTCTGGTCGATGCACAGCACCACCTCCCGCTGGGGCCGCCGTGCCTTGCGGCCGAAGCCGTGCAGGGTCTCCGGGATCACCGTGCGGTGGCTGGGCTGCCAGTGCCGCAGGTTGGCGCGGATGGTGCGGTGCCAGTCGATCTCCGCCAGCCGTGGCCGGCGGTTGCGCTGGCTGCGGTCCAGGGCGCCGGTGACGGCACTGCGCATCGGCTCGTCCAGCCGTTGCATCAAGGCCTCCACCACCTGCCGCACCACCTGGCGGGCCGTCTCCTTGGTGCCCGCCGGAATGACACCGGACAAGGCCATCAGGCTGGCCACCAGATGCACGTTCGGCTGGACGTTCTGCAGCATCTCCGGCTGCAGCAGCATGTCCCGCAGGTTCAGGCGCTCCAGCGCATCCTTTTGCAGCACCTGCACCACGCTGCTGGGGAAGTACTTGCGGATATCTCCCAGCCAACGGGCCACGCGCGGGGCCGAACCGCCCCGCCCGCCTCGCCGTTCGCCAGAGAGGCCCTGGCCTTGTTCGTCATACAAGGCGCTCAGGGCCTGATCCATCTCCTGCGCTTCGCCGCTCAAGCCGCCACAGCTGTCCTCGGCTTCGCCCCCCAGCACCAGACGCCAGCGGCGCAGGCGGTCGGCCTCTTCCACAGGTGCGGTCATGCCTGCACTCCCAACAACTGGCGCAACAGGGGCAACGGCAGCCTGGCGCGTGATTCATCCCAGGCGGGCGCCGCCGTGGCGGCCCCCACGGGTCCCTGGCGGGCCGCGCGCGCACCGAGGTCGCGTCGCTCGCCCTGTTCAAACGCGGCAAAGGTGCGACGCACCAGCGGCAGCACCCGCACAAAATGCTCCTCCGCCAGGCCCGCCAGCCACTGATCAACCAGCGGCCAGACGCCATCGTGATGCAGCAGCACCACCGCATTGCGGTTGAGGAAGCCGTCCAACCAGGCCGCCGCTTTCAGCGGCTCCGCGCCGCTGCTCAGGTGCAGCGACAGGGCGGTGCCTGCGTCGTCCGCCGTCAGCTCGCCTTCATCCAGCATCAGCCGCGCACACAGGCCTTGCAGCAACTCATGGGCCGTGGATCGATCGGCCAGCAGACGGATGGCGCGCCGCCACTGCTGGGCCGGCTCCCCCTGGCCCCCGGGGTCGCGCAGCTTGACGGCGGCATGAGCGGCCAACAGGTGCTCACGCATCTGCTCCGCCGCCGCATCGTCGATGGCGCTGCCCACCAGCGGCAGGCCGATGGCGGCCCGGATCACCAGGCCATCAAACACCTGCGCCACCAGCGACGCATCGGTCTGGCGGACATTGCCGTAACGGAACACATTGGCCAGCGGCGGCAAGGCGGCCATCAACTGATCGGCATCGCCGGTGTGGGCCGCGTGGTCCTGCAAGGCCCGCGAGGCCACCGCCACCGCCTCCGGCAGGTCCGCCAGCAGCACCTGGTCCACCAGCGACGCCAACGAGGCCAGGTCCGTCGCGGCGGCGCATTGTTCGGCCACCCGTGCCGTGGCCGCCGCCACCACCGAATGGCCGAAGCGGCTGGCCTCGATCAGGCGCACCGCGAATTCCGGCTGCCATTGCAGCGTCCACACTTCATGGAAGGTGCCGCGCGACGAGCGCCCCACACGGGCCAGCGAACCCCAGCTCACCGCCAGCAGTGCGAGGCGG
This genomic window contains:
- a CDS encoding vWA domain-containing protein — encoded protein: MTAPVEEADRLRRWRLVLGGEAEDSCGGLSGEAQEMDQALSALYDEQGQGLSGERRGGRGGSAPRVARWLGDIRKYFPSSVVQVLQKDALERLNLRDMLLQPEMLQNVQPNVHLVASLMALSGVIPAGTKETARQVVRQVVEALMQRLDEPMRSAVTGALDRSQRNRRPRLAEIDWHRTIRANLRHWQPSHRTVIPETLHGFGRKARRPQREVVLCIDQSGSMANSVVYASIFGAVMASLPSVSTRLVVFDTAVVDMTEQLNDPVDLLFGVQLGGGTDINGAVAYCQSQIREPRNTIFVLISDLYEGGVEQQLLRRASELVDSGVQFVTLLALSDEGAPSYDHALAAKLAALGVPSFACTPDAFPGLMAAAIRRDDLNAWAAGQGIVTAAKTGSP